GAACTTAATTTACTTACTGCTGGTGAACCTGAATGTAAATAGCAAAATACCAAATAGCACTCATTCTGCAACATGTTTCAGTTTGTCAGATTTTTACTTCTGCTGAAGGacttctttgccttttcttccacTATAACATGGAATTGTCAGGAGTTTTTCCCAAATGCTGATGTAGTTCTTGTTTCTGGTTAACttgaagaaactgaaagtaAAATTGCTATTTCAAGCTCCACAAATGTGCAGTATTGGAAGTTGCATCTAGACTTGTGCAGTTTGGTCTGATCCCTTTCAGTGGCTTGTAAGCAAATCTGCATTGCTGAATCTTCCCAGGTTTTCTGGTTTGCCTATTTGTCTTGCATACTGTGAGTGGTGATGGTGACAGCTCTCAGCATGTACTGTGCTGTAGCAGGCAttcaagtgtgtgtgtgtgtgtgtgtgtgtgtgtgtgtgtgtaggttGGCTCCCTCTGGCTTACTGCATAAAACAGACTACAAATCTGGTGAAGGAATGTTGCTCCCTACTGCACTTCTTAAGCAGACCTTCTTAAGTCATGAAATAGGTAGGGTGTTACTGAGGTGAACTGCCTGTACATGTTTGTTATTCTAGTCTTTACCTACACAGGGATGCTTTTTATAAACATCTTCCCATTGTGCTGAACCATTAGTTTTGAAGCACTGTTTAGCTTTTTATCATTAAAGAAACCAGTCACTTTCTATGAAGAAATAATATGCAGGAATTGAATTTTAAGTCCCTTTAGGATTAAGTAACTGAGATTAAGAGACTTTATATTTTTACATCCCAAGGATTAAAGTATCCAGTTAAGCTATCTTCTAGTGACTACAGACCGAAGCTTCTACAGGGAGCTGAAGTTGTTGcactttaataaataaataaataaataaatacatttttacaataaaatgaGGTTTCTGTTCTTGACGAGCTTTCTTGTGGCTGATTGCCTGAGCTTATTTGGATGTGCGTAGCTTGCCTTGTTTCCCCTTAAGCAGTCTTCCCTGCAATGGCAAAATGAAGGTATTAATTGTAGACAAAACCCACTTAGTTTAATAAGCACAAAGTTCATGTGTTGCAGCATGGTGGTTGGCGATGACATTCCTCTATCCTAAATATACTGTGAAATCAATTTTGAAAAAACACTAATACTGTTTTCGTTTACTTTTTATGGATGGGTGTATGTCAGTCAtggtggaaaacaaaacaaactagtATGCTTGCTACTTCAGAAGCTTAAAATAGGTGTTTGCCATAAGCAGTGAGCTCAGATATGTGCCTTTGTAGGgaaaataatacttttaaaatagtaCATAAGTTTAATATTGGCAATAGTAGATACAGTGCAGGGCTGATCATGAATGATGCTATAGGTAATATCATATCTGTCCTTTATTTAGAAGTTCACTGGGAACTGTGAATGAACGCATAATAAAGCATCTAAAActgaatgtaattttttctttttcatgaagaaaCTGAACTGATTAGTGCTGTATTATGGCTGTTGCCAGTCAGATGAAACTTGGGGTGTCTAACTAATTGTGATGCCAAATACTAATTACTTGAAGTTAATTCTACTGAATGATAGCCTTGGTATGTGCTTGCTTATAGGCATGCATTCTTGTAACTATATTCTGGGGGAAATGAAAGCACAGGATAGTAGGGATTGTCAGCAAAGAGCTGCAATTGGCTTTTGGCTCACACTGATTACCACCCCCAAACCCTTGCTGCGACAACACATTTAGAGCTATGCATTGACTTAAATTTCCTCTAGGTATGTTGTTACTGGAtctgtgtttttggtttttccCACCATTTACTATAGTGGCTATCATACACGTGCTACCATAATACAGTCCTTGCAGGGTGTTTTTTCCACTTGGTTTAATTAttagttacaaaaaaaaatcttcttgaTTGTGTCAGATGTCACCTATAAGATTCTAAtaatagatttctttttaaattttgtcttatatacatataaacataAATTGTATGATGTGCACACTCTTTAAAAAGTGCAGAAAATGTGGCACAATACTTTAGAATCGGGGAAAACTGAGGAGTAAGATAGCTGAATTGGAAACTGGTCAGCTCAGGCAGAGGAACATTCTGCAGAACCTGAAGCATTACTGTGTTTAAGCAGCTTACCTTAGACAGACTGTGGTTCTAACAGCACTAAGTGGGACACTGCTGGGCTGTATGCGTTTCTGTTCACCATATGCTGTTAATTAGCTGTAGGTAAGTGTAGAGTTCTGGCTGTGTGTATCTGTTGTGGTGTGTTTGAACTTGTGATGTGTAGTCATGGATGTTgctaacatttcattttattctgcagtGTAATCCATACAGTCACTCTGGTCCCAGCAGTGAGATAAAAAAACCCATAATCTTTAGTATCTTGAGATTTATTAATATTAGTGCCTTAATAGGCCCAGTAAAAACAGAAACGTTTAGTGGCGTTGCCaacaaaaacatgtttctgTAGAGCTTCATAGTTGCAGTTTTAGTGTGAGACTTACCAGAAGCTTGTTTATATTAATCTTGGGTAGTAATTTTTGTCAACATCAATGAATCTTGTTTCTGCAGAGTTTGATGACCCTTCTGCTATGGTGGTGCTGGCAGAAGAAGAGCTGATAGTTATAGACTTAAAATCTGCAGGCTGGCCAGCAGTCCATCCTCCATACTTGGCTTCTCTCCACTGCTCAGCCATCACTTGCTCACACCATGTCTCCAACATCCCACTGAAACTCTGGGAGAGGATTATTAGTGCTGGGAGCAAGCAGAATGTTCACTACTCAAATATGGTATGGCAGCTTTAAAGGTACACGTGTTCCCATATATTTAAGAAGAGCTTGACTGCTCATTATGTGGGTGATCTGCACTGTTGACTGCATGTGGACGGATGAGTCATCAGCAGACATCCTGCTGCTTAATAGAGttgagaatgtttttttttttttttccagagcactACCAACAGTTACTCATGCTGGGGTattaaaatatgttatttttgtCAGGCTTTAACAAGCTAGAAAGGAAATCTTAGCATTCTCAGCTGTCAGTTATAACAAACTTCTCATTTAGAAGCATGGAGCTTTTGGCACAGCTTCTTGAGGAAATGTGTAGAGTGTCTTACACTGAAAAGCACAGCCGGTGTCAGAACATCTAATCCTAACAAAAGCTATAGCAGCAAGAACTATTTCACTTCCGTTTGCACTGAAGTTCATGCTCTCCTCCTGGCTGATATTCTCTCCACACTGTCATTGCCTAGGAAGTCACTGTCTTCTCTTAATGTGTTTGTAGCCATGGCCAATTGATGGTGGCACCAACATAGCTCCTGATCCTCCTCAGAGGGACTTGCTTCTAACAGGGTAtgtacttattaaaaaaataaataaaaagtcacAGAGccattttcagttgctttttgtCCTTTGAACTGAGGCTTTCATGTAAGATTAATGTCTGCTTATTTGGTAGAGAGAAGGCTGCAACTTCACAAATCTCCAAGCTCAGTTTGTTAGCTTTATAATGCTAAAATCTTCTGCTTCTGAGCAAACAGGATGTGGCATCCGCAGATTATCCTAtaatgttgttttatttgtgaTCCTGAAGAGTTAGTTACCCATTCTGCCTCACAAACACCAGTGTAGAAGTGCAGGCAGTAATCCAGACTGGTTCAAAGGGAGCAGTGTAAATACAGAACTTAGTCATGCAGGttataaagcctttttttcttcatacagaCATGAAGATGGCACTGTGCGGTTTTGGGATGCATCTGGTGTCTGCTTACATCTCCTTTATAAGCTAAGCACAGTAAGAGTATTTCTCACAGATGCTGATCCCAATGATAACATGAACACAATGGGTGAGGATGAATGGCCTCCTCTTCGCAAGGTAAGATAGCTGTTGCATGTGGAAGCCTTCTGAAAACCTGAGCAGTTTTGATTTTTGGCATCATTAATGCATCTGCAAAGTCTACCTGTTGTATATTCTCTCATCTAGGTTGGTACCTTTGACCCTTATAGCGATGATCCTAGACTTGGGATCCAGAAGATCTACCTGTGTAAATACAGTGGATACTTGGCTGTAGCTGGTACAGCAGGGCAGGTACTGaaataaagcttatttttaGTGCAGATTGTCTCAGCGCAACTTGAAGATACGTTAAAGTTGGAAGTGTCTATTTCTGTAGCGGCAAATTGGTTCAGTTGCTGGAAGTGTTTTTTATAGTTCTCTACTTTCTCAGATCTgtctttcagattttatttaacTCCTTATGAGCTCTGAGAAGTGTTCTGGTTTTTCAACTGCTTAGAGGGCCTGCAGCTCGGAGGACTGCTTGAACAATAGAAGCTGTAGCAGAACTTGTCCTCTTTCTTTCAGGTACTGGTAATGGAACTGAATGATGAAGGTGCAGAACATGTTGTTGATCATGTTGAAGCAGATCTGCTGCAGGACCAAGAGGGCTATCGATGGAAAGGTCATGAGCAACTGAAGACTCGAGATGGACCTGTTCGATTTGAAGCTGGTTTTCAGCCATTTGTCCTTGTCCAGTGTCAACCACCAGCTGTCGTCACCTCATTGGCCCTTCACTCTGAATGGAAGCTTGTGGCCTTTGGTACTAGTCATGGCTTTGGACTTTTTGATCACCAGCAGAGACGACTGGTTTTTGTCAAGTAAGTATCTTACTTTCTGAGTAATCCCCTATTCATGATGATGTGAAATTGCTAACTGAGCATATCATGAGAAGAGGTATCTTAATAGCAATCAGTATAACAAGCCCTGTCTCAATTGTCCTTGAGGATCTTCAAGAACGTAGACATATTCTTGTACAGGCATTTGTGTATGTCCTGTTAGACTCTTGGGAGTGTTTGTCACCCAGTAGAAACTGACGGTGCGTCTCCCTCCTTTCAGATGTACACTTCATCCCAGTGATCAGTTGGCTTTAGAAGGCCCACTGTCTCGAGTGAAGTCCTTGAAAAAGTCCCTCCGTCAGTCATTCAGGCGGATTAGAAGAAGCCGAGTGTCCAGTAGGAAGCGACGAGGAGTTGGTGGAAATACCTCAGAGGTGAGGGGTTCGCTTTTTTGCGTTCCATTTGCTCACAACATGGAACACGTAGGCTTCCAATTTAGACTGCCTAGAGCAGGAGATCATTTACATACTGTTATCTATTGGTATGTAAGGGCAAAAATGACTTACAGTGCTACTGcctattaaataaaaataggatTTTAGTGAAAATATACTCTTCTCAAGTTGAACCTATGATTCAGAATATATCTGATCACTGTTATGAAGgtgcttttccttttactgctgTTCTTACTGTTTCACTCTCATCCCTATGTCTCCTCATCTTTGAAGACACACGAAGCAAATGGCAAATTTGATCAGGGCATGTTACAGGAAATGGAACTGGCCCCAGTCCAACGGAAGATTGAAGCCCGATCTGCAGAAGACTCTTTCACTGGCTTTGTGCGCACcttatattttgctgataccTTCTTGAGAGACAGTAAGTAGAAAAGGCATCTCCTTTCTTCTGGATagttttttccctccttttgcCAAGGAATGCATTAGGATCTACTGCCAGGAAATTTCAGTGCCTTCTGTATCCTACTTTGTGTTATACCAAAAAACTAATATAGAACAAGAGCATCTGTTAACATGCAAAATTGTTGTCTACCCATTCTGTCTGCTGGCTAATCCAAGGCAAGTAGTAGTTCATCTTTGGATGCAGTCTATATGTATGGTTTTCAAAGGTGATAGAATGACTTCTGGCTTGTGAGTATAAGCTTTTCCTTATCTCATTGCTTTGAAGTTCATCCTTGCCCCAGCAGAGAATTTAATTTTGCTGAGAGTGATTGGTACTGTGCATCAGAGCCCAAGCTGATACTTTGCCCAGCTTTTCCTTGCTTGTCTCTGatacaaatgtgaaaaatggaTGCAGTAATTGTTGTGAGTGATGGAAGCACCATTCCATTCCTTTTGCTCACATGTTATGTTCACGCTTAAGAGCTTCTGACAGAGGCATATTGGAAAGAGAAGTGCTAAGAACCTGTAGTTTCCCTGGCAAGCCTGCCCAATGTAAGACTATTTAGGATGCAAACAAAGGGAGGATGTAAATAACTTGTGCGTGTCCAAGGTGGCTAGCTCACAAGCTCTCTTGTTGCTGTAGGCTCCCGCCACTGCCCATCCTTGTGGGCAGGCACCAATGGAGGTACAGTCTATGCCTTCTGTTTGCGTGTTCCACCAGCAGAGAGAAGGATGGATGAACCTgtcagggcagagcagggtAAGTATGCTTTGTGAAAGCTAGTGTCCTTGTAGATCTGACCTGTCGCTTGTATAAGTATGAGTTGCATGTCTTGAACCACAAAAACAGGAAGGCAAGGTAGCTCAATTACTACTGTTTGAGAGTGGAGGTAAATGAAGCAGCATCTGAGTTAGATGACACTATGGTAACTGAATTGCAGAGTAAGTGAACTGCAGTACTGTTTGGTGTACTTTAGCTTTATTTCCCACTAACTTCAGAAATCTAAACTTACATCAGCTGCCACTGAAGTTTAATATCAAGCCACAGTGCACATACCTTATTTTGACAGTACTACCTGTTATCTTTACGGTTACTAATAATGTTTACTGTTTAACAAGAACCATTTATGTTCAAATATCCTTCAACTCCTAAATCTTTTAGTCAgtgtttctatggaaatgtTATATAGGTCTCCACCTCTAAGAGGAAGTGAGTGAGGTTTTTAACAATGTCTCTGACTACACTCCtgttatctttttgtttttcatcttgcaTTGTTAGCCAAAGAAATTCAGCTGATGCACAGGGCACCTGTTGTGAGTATACTTGTCTTGGATGGGCGCAACATACCTCTCCCAGAACCTCTGGAAGTAGCACATGACCTTTCTAAGAGCCCTGATATGCAAGGCAGCCATCAACTACTGGTGGTATCCGAAGAGCAATTTAAGGTGACTATCATTCAGGAGGTTTGTGTGAACTCTTGCCTAAAACCTGCTACAGTCCTGCACAGTGTTCAGTGGCAGGAGAACTCTTGGGAGTGCTTATTCATCAGTACTGTTATAACACCCCTGGGGTGACATTTTTGTTTGGTACAGTCCATGAATTAGGTGTATGGTGATGAATTGGATGTTCTGCATAACGATGTGCATGGTGTACATATACATTTTATTCCAATATTTTTAATACTCTTCAGGTGAGGTACCTTTTGCTTTTGGGAAACAGCTTTAACTGTGATTAGTTAGTTGGTTGCAATGCTACACAGAAGCAACAGTTGGTAGATGTTTCTATGAAGCAACCAAAAAGTTTCTTGTTTTGGTATGCTAGCCAGTGAGTGTGGAGAAGGCTTTAAGTAGCTTGCTGTAGGCTTTTAAATACAGAAGATTGCACATTGTAAACCccttttttctgtaaaaatttgTAGCCAAATATGAAAGGATCTTGAAATAATTAGTAGAGAAATGCAATTTGCAGCCTGAAGAGTAAAACCCCCTGTTATCAGAACAAGCAGattcagaacagaaacagattgTAACACTGACTGTGGCAGGTTACTTGTCCCATGAATGGGAAGCCAGATTGACTCAGATTACACTTGACTGTATTCACTGTGAATGAAAACACTGTTAAAGGAACAAGCGGCGCATGTCTTGGGGTGCAGCCGTACCTTTGTTCAGGAAGGAGAATCAATGTCTTGTTTCTGTTGACAGGTCTTTACACTGCCCAAGGTTAGCTCAAAACTGAAGCTCAAACTGACAGCACTGGAAGGCTGTAGAGTAAGAAAAGTGATGGTTGCTAACTTTGGCAGCTGCAAGACTGATGATTACAGTGAAAATGACCTGACTGTCCTGACTAACCTGGGAGACATTCAGATCGTCTCACTGCCCTTCCTGAAGTTACAGATTCGCTACCCTTGCATTCGTAAAGAGGATGTGAGTGGCATTGCATCCTGCGTTTTCACTAAATATGGCCAAGGTAAGGCATGCTTCTCCCAGAATATCTGACCCTACTGCATGTTTGAAACAATGGAATAGTGAGTGTAGGGCTTAATGGCCAGAACAGCTAGTTCTAAACATCATCCAGGTGTCTGGAGATATGGGAGAggctctctgagcagcaggaacGGTAAAAATAGCTGCATTGTGTCTTCTGTTACCTGTGGCTCAACGCTCAGGAATGTAAAAATTGGCATCCAACATTTTATGTCTGTTGAAGACTCGTCTCTTCTTTGTAGTTCagtttttacatctttttctgctgcttttcaggaaTGTGAGTACTGCAAGGTAGTTATCTTTCAACATAATATTGCTCAGTCTCTAGGCTAACAAATACTTGGGAAACTGAGGTAATGTCTTCCTCAATGATTCTACCTTatttaaagaggagaaaatgcaaGCTCTTTCTGCCAGAGAGTACCCTTAGAATATAGggtggttttcttttatttggttttttttttttggctaatCTCTGTTTTCCTGGGTTCGAGAATTGCTTATATATTTGCAATCCTCTATAGGCTTCTATCTCATCTCACCATCAGAGTTTGAGAGGTTTTCCCTTTCTACCAAATGGTTAGTGGAGCCCCGGTGTGTTGTGGATGTGCCAGAAGTTTCAAGCAACAATCACGCGCACAGTAGGTCTGTCATGGAGAATGCTTCAAGAAAATCCAGGTAAAGACTGTAAAACTCGGCATACTGATTGCATCTGAACATTGGGATCTGCTCCTGTGTTGCAGTTGATACAAGCAAGCATTATTATGAGTTCTTTTGTCTCCCTTTCCATGTTGGTGGAAGCTTTTCAATGACAATATTCCTAGATGTATTGAAATGAGGAAATGTAACTTTCTCTGTGCTGGTTTTCCTGCTTCTGTACAGCTGCTGGGACAAAGCAGGGAAGCACTGGGAGTTGTGTCCCTAAACTAGAGTCATCAACTCTAAGCTCTAGCTTGTGTTACTTGTTCTCTAACATTATCAGACTGACACCTGATTCTTGGAGACCTGGGGGGCTATTCATtgctgaagaaattaaattattgcTCTGAGAGAAAATCTAGTGTTCCTCCTCTCAGAACTTCAGCACATAATGGTAGACTATTTAGGTTCTCTTGGGTCCATAGAATTCTTTATCATCAACAAATAATCAAGTCCTTACTACATTCTTAATTAACAAGCCGTTTAGTTAACGTGTAGTGGAATTTCTTGTAGCTGCCAAGAAGATTTGTGAATTCTCTGCACCTACTCTTTGagtcagtgtttgttttctgtcccctttcctttcccaggTGTTCAGGAAGAAGTTCAGGTGACTATGGAGAAGATGGTAAGCAGAAATAGGAAATATGTTATTTGCTGCctaagaaaagggaaagaagagaaactaGGGAAAGATTCTGACCTGCCTGGACACAGCAGTTACTAAGGTAGATAGGGTGTGGCAAAGCTGCCTAGACAGAGTAGAACGCAGCTTTTGCTGGAAGAGACTGTAAGAAGATATGTCCGATATTACAGATTGTATGTTTTGTTAGCTGAATAGTCTTGCTGGAAAAATACCATCTCCGTATGTGAGAGGCGTTAAGAATTAGTTGTGAAGCATTCATTGTAGTCAACAGTTacttaatgaggaaaaaaatcaaaacagttcTATTGTGGGAATGTAAGTACGAGTAGTGGCAGATATAACTGCTTTAAGCCACTTTCAGATCACCCAAGAAAGGTAGCAGTTAAAATCCCCTCTGAGGATGAAGGCTCACCAAGTATCCCAAAGGAGGTGATCTCTGAGTAGCTATCCTTCCTTTGAGGCTGCCAGCCTTTAAATGAGCTTAGGGAGAGCAGACTCAGGGTCACCCTTTCTGGTCCTCCAGGTAAATTTTCCCTCTGGCTGGCTGGCAGGGGCTGGCTATGCCCattcaccaggtgctcagtccCTGGGTCAGGCTGTGACCTGACGGTTTCCGTACGGGAAAGGATAAATGTTTTTAgatcaaagctttttttcaactttttcggatttctattttttaattttttttattttttatttttttattttttaagaaagga
The genomic region above belongs to Lagopus muta isolate bLagMut1 chromosome 18, bLagMut1 primary, whole genome shotgun sequence and contains:
- the LLGL2 gene encoding LLGL scribble cell polarity complex component 2 isoform X1; the encoded protein is MSLTDFRNLLDCLPPAEPLSQQISGWLKSPIRMSATPPAAEARRPHQQALPDQTVEHGFPHQPSALGYSPFLHLMAIGTRSGAIKLYGAPGVEFVGLHEENNTVMQIHFIPDQCQLVTLLDDNSLHLWSLKQRSGASELWEDHRFTLKGPPGSPPSATQITAVLPHSSREVLYLGTESGNIFVVELPSFGVLEDRTITSEAVLQWIPEDYCNRRSCELVEALQEHPKNPDQILIGYSRGLIVLWDRRDNKVTHHFLGSQQLENLSWQRDGSKFISCHYDGSYTQWPVSNDDRQSLPLENLVPYGPFPCKAISKIYWQTTRNGLPYIIFQGGMPRASYGDRHSISVIHGSQQIAFDFTSRVIDFFIIFSSEPTAEFDDPSAMVVLAEEELIVIDLKSAGWPAVHPPYLASLHCSAITCSHHVSNIPLKLWERIISAGSKQNVHYSNMPWPIDGGTNIAPDPPQRDLLLTGHEDGTVRFWDASGVCLHLLYKLSTVRVFLTDADPNDNMNTMGEDEWPPLRKVGTFDPYSDDPRLGIQKIYLCKYSGYLAVAGTAGQVLVMELNDEGAEHVVDHVEADLLQDQEGYRWKGHEQLKTRDGPVRFEAGFQPFVLVQCQPPAVVTSLALHSEWKLVAFGTSHGFGLFDHQQRRLVFVKCTLHPSDQLALEGPLSRVKSLKKSLRQSFRRIRRSRVSSRKRRGVGGNTSETHEANGKFDQGMLQEMELAPVQRKIEARSAEDSFTGFVRTLYFADTFLRDSSRHCPSLWAGTNGGTVYAFCLRVPPAERRMDEPVRAEQAKEIQLMHRAPVVSILVLDGRNIPLPEPLEVAHDLSKSPDMQGSHQLLVVSEEQFKVFTLPKVSSKLKLKLTALEGCRVRKVMVANFGSCKTDDYSENDLTVLTNLGDIQIVSLPFLKLQIRYPCIRKEDVSGIASCVFTKYGQGFYLISPSEFERFSLSTKWLVEPRCVVDVPEVSSNNHAHSRSVMENASRKSRCSGRSSGDYGEDERNSGRLMDHALLNDEKVLKEIQSTLEGGRGRDHIPTSQRNRTLTIRIQELCRKKFGKKSSRTQTK
- the LLGL2 gene encoding LLGL scribble cell polarity complex component 2 isoform X3 encodes the protein MSLTDFRNLLDCLPPAEPLSQQISGWLKSPIRMSATPPAAEARRPHQQALPDQTVEHGFPHQPSALGYSPFLHLMAIGTRSGAIKLYGAPGVEFVGLHEENNTVMQIHFIPDQCQLVTLLDDNSLHLWSLKQRSGASELWEDHRFTLKGPPGSPPSATQITAVLPHSSREVLYLGTESGNIFVVELPSFGVLEDRTITSEAVLQWIPEDYCNRRSCELVEALQEHPKNPDQILIGYSRGLIVLWDRRDNKVTHHFLGSQQLENLSWQRDGSKFISCHYDGSYTQWPVSNDDRQSLPLENLVPYGPFPCKAISKIYWQTTRNGLPYIIFQGGMPRASYGDRHSISVIHGSQQIAFDFTSRVIDFFIIFSSEPTAEFDDPSAMVVLAEEELIVIDLKSAGWPAVHPPYLASLHCSAITCSHHVSNIPLKLWERIISAGSKQNVHYSNMPWPIDGGTNIAPDPPQRDLLLTGHEDGTVRFWDASGVCLHLLYKLSTVRVFLTDADPNDNMNTMGEDEWPPLRKVGTFDPYSDDPRLGIQKIYLCKYSGYLAVAGTAGQVLVMELNDEGAEHVVDHVEADLLQDQEGYRWKGHEQLKTRDGPVRFEAGFQPFVLVQCQPPAVVTSLALHSEWKLVAFGTSHGFGLFDHQQRRLVFVKCTLHPSDQLALEGPLSRVKSLKKSLRQSFRRIRRSRVSSRKRRGVGGNTSETHEANGKFDQGMLQEMELAPVQRKIEARSAEDSFTGFVRTLYFADTFLRDSSRHCPSLWAGTNGGTVYAFCLRVPPAERRMDEPVRAEQAKEIQLMHRAPVVSILVLDGRNIPLPEPLEVAHDLSKSPDMQGSHQLLVVSEEQFKVFTLPKVSSKLKLKLTALEGCRVRKVMVANFGSCKTDDYSENDLTVLTNLGDIQIVSLPFLKLQIRYPCIRKEDVSGIASCVFTKYGQGFYLISPSEFERFSLSTKWLVEPRCVVDVPEVSSNNHAHSRSVMENASRKSRCSGRSSGDYGEDERNSGRLMDHALLNDEKVLKEIQSTLEGGRGSFAERNLARSPVGHRLSNGGAD
- the LLGL2 gene encoding LLGL scribble cell polarity complex component 2 isoform X4, encoding MRRFLRPGHDPVRERLKRELFQFNKTVEHGFPHQPSALGYSPFLHLMAIGTRSGAIKLYGAPGVEFVGLHEENNTVMQIHFIPDQCQLVTLLDDNSLHLWSLKQRSGASELWEDHRFTLKGPPGSPPSATQITAVLPHSSREVLYLGTESGNIFVVELPSFGVLEDRTITSEAVLQWIPEDYCNRRSCELVEALQEHPKNPDQILIGYSRGLIVLWDRRDNKVTHHFLGSQQLENLSWQRDGSKFISCHYDGSYTQWPVSNDDRQSLPLENLVPYGPFPCKAISKIYWQTTRNGLPYIIFQGGMPRASYGDRHSISVIHGSQQIAFDFTSRVIDFFIIFSSEPTAEFDDPSAMVVLAEEELIVIDLKSAGWPAVHPPYLASLHCSAITCSHHVSNIPLKLWERIISAGSKQNVHYSNMPWPIDGGTNIAPDPPQRDLLLTGHEDGTVRFWDASGVCLHLLYKLSTVRVFLTDADPNDNMNTMGEDEWPPLRKVGTFDPYSDDPRLGIQKIYLCKYSGYLAVAGTAGQVLVMELNDEGAEHVVDHVEADLLQDQEGYRWKGHEQLKTRDGPVRFEAGFQPFVLVQCQPPAVVTSLALHSEWKLVAFGTSHGFGLFDHQQRRLVFVKCTLHPSDQLALEGPLSRVKSLKKSLRQSFRRIRRSRVSSRKRRGVGGNTSETHEANGKFDQGMLQEMELAPVQRKIEARSAEDSFTGFVRTLYFADTFLRDSSRHCPSLWAGTNGGTVYAFCLRVPPAERRMDEPVRAEQAKEIQLMHRAPVVSILVLDGRNIPLPEPLEVAHDLSKSPDMQGSHQLLVVSEEQFKVFTLPKVSSKLKLKLTALEGCRVRKVMVANFGSCKTDDYSENDLTVLTNLGDIQIVSLPFLKLQIRYPCIRKEDVSGIASCVFTKYGQGFYLISPSEFERFSLSTKWLVEPRCVVDVPEVSSNNHAHSRSVMENASRKSRCSGRSSGDYGEDERNSGRLMDHALLNDEKVLKEIQSTLEGGRGRDHIPTSQRNRTLTIRIQELCRKKFGKKSSRTQTK
- the LLGL2 gene encoding LLGL scribble cell polarity complex component 2 isoform X2 encodes the protein MSLGADLQIGFLVQAGTMRRFLRPGHDPVRERLKRELFQFNKTVEHGFPHQPSALGYSPFLHLMAIGTRSGAIKLYGAPGVEFVGLHEENNTVMQIHFIPDQCQLVTLLDDNSLHLWSLKQRSGASELWEDHRFTLKGPPGSPPSATQITAVLPHSSREVLYLGTESGNIFVVELPSFGVLEDRTITSEAVLQWIPEDYCNRRSCELVEALQEHPKNPDQILIGYSRGLIVLWDRRDNKVTHHFLGSQQLENLSWQRDGSKFISCHYDGSYTQWPVSNDDRQSLPLENLVPYGPFPCKAISKIYWQTTRNGLPYIIFQGGMPRASYGDRHSISVIHGSQQIAFDFTSRVIDFFIIFSSEPTAEFDDPSAMVVLAEEELIVIDLKSAGWPAVHPPYLASLHCSAITCSHHVSNIPLKLWERIISAGSKQNVHYSNMPWPIDGGTNIAPDPPQRDLLLTGHEDGTVRFWDASGVCLHLLYKLSTVRVFLTDADPNDNMNTMGEDEWPPLRKVGTFDPYSDDPRLGIQKIYLCKYSGYLAVAGTAGQVLVMELNDEGAEHVVDHVEADLLQDQEGYRWKGHEQLKTRDGPVRFEAGFQPFVLVQCQPPAVVTSLALHSEWKLVAFGTSHGFGLFDHQQRRLVFVKCTLHPSDQLALEGPLSRVKSLKKSLRQSFRRIRRSRVSSRKRRGVGGNTSETHEANGKFDQGMLQEMELAPVQRKIEARSAEDSFTGFVRTLYFADTFLRDSSRHCPSLWAGTNGGTVYAFCLRVPPAERRMDEPVRAEQAKEIQLMHRAPVVSILVLDGRNIPLPEPLEVAHDLSKSPDMQGSHQLLVVSEEQFKVFTLPKVSSKLKLKLTALEGCRVRKVMVANFGSCKTDDYSENDLTVLTNLGDIQIVSLPFLKLQIRYPCIRKEDVSGIASCVFTKYGQGFYLISPSEFERFSLSTKWLVEPRCVVDVPEVSSNNHAHSRSVMENASRKSRCSGRSSGDYGEDERNSGRLMDHALLNDEKVLKEIQSTLEGGRGRDHIPTSQRNRTLTIRIQELCRKKFGKKSSRTQTK